A stretch of Bradyrhizobium sp. CCBAU 53338 DNA encodes these proteins:
- a CDS encoding AI-2E family transporter — protein sequence MPVKSLRQLLTGEDVIQLVIRLGLLALLIIWTFLIVRPFVPILAWSGVLAVAFYPAFSWVAKALGGRPKTAAAILTLITLGIVLGPATWLGLSAVDGVRELAHELGTGDLALQSAPEQIKSWPVIGLTLYELWDQAYNNIRAVLREVAPYLQPLAGPLLVLAGDASLGTLQFLVSVFVAGFLFPHGPRLVAAGRGFLSRIVPEQSEHFLELGGATIRAVAQGVIGVAIVQALLAGIGFKLAAVPSAGLLAFIVLLLSIVQIGAFLVLLPVIIWIWTAKDVTTALVLTVFFVVVGFIDTMLKPLVMGRGLNTPTIVIFVGVIGGTLAHGIVGLFIGPIILSVAWEMAAAWIGTASKRVAEPPIPDET from the coding sequence GTGCCCGTGAAAAGTCTGCGTCAGCTCCTGACGGGCGAGGACGTTATCCAGCTCGTGATCCGGCTCGGCCTGTTGGCGCTGCTGATCATCTGGACCTTCCTGATCGTCCGGCCGTTCGTGCCGATCCTGGCCTGGAGCGGCGTTCTCGCCGTGGCATTCTATCCGGCGTTCAGCTGGGTCGCCAAAGCGCTCGGTGGCCGGCCCAAGACCGCCGCCGCCATCCTCACCTTGATCACTCTAGGCATTGTCCTCGGGCCCGCCACCTGGCTCGGCCTCAGTGCCGTGGACGGGGTGAGGGAGCTGGCGCACGAGCTTGGCACCGGGGATCTCGCGCTCCAGTCGGCGCCGGAGCAGATCAAGTCCTGGCCGGTGATCGGCCTGACGCTCTATGAGCTCTGGGATCAGGCCTATAACAACATCCGCGCCGTGCTGCGCGAAGTTGCGCCCTATCTCCAGCCGCTGGCGGGACCGCTACTGGTGCTGGCGGGCGATGCCAGCCTCGGCACGCTCCAGTTCCTGGTCTCGGTGTTTGTGGCCGGTTTCCTGTTTCCGCACGGGCCAAGGCTGGTCGCGGCCGGGCGCGGTTTCCTGTCGCGCATCGTGCCCGAGCAGAGCGAGCATTTTCTCGAGCTCGGCGGCGCCACCATCCGCGCCGTGGCGCAAGGCGTCATCGGCGTCGCCATCGTGCAGGCGCTGCTCGCCGGCATCGGCTTCAAGCTCGCAGCCGTGCCGAGCGCGGGACTGCTCGCCTTCATCGTGTTGCTGCTGTCGATCGTCCAGATCGGCGCCTTCCTGGTGCTGCTGCCGGTCATCATCTGGATCTGGACCGCCAAGGACGTCACCACGGCGCTGGTGCTCACCGTGTTCTTCGTCGTGGTCGGCTTCATCGACACCATGTTGAAGCCGCTCGTGATGGGACGCGGCCTCAACACGCCGACCATCGTGATCTTCGTCGGCGTCATCGGCGGCACGTTGGCCCACGGTATTGTCGGTCTGTTCATCGGGCCGATCATCCTGTCGGTGGCATGGGAGATGGCCGCGGCCTGGATCGGGACGGCGTCGAAGCGAGTGGCCGAGCCGCCGATACCCGACGAGACCTGA
- a CDS encoding acetate/propionate family kinase has protein sequence MDTILVVNAGSSSVKFQVYSAEGDGALRRQIKGQMDGIGSRPRLRANGPSGDPLADRAYPIEAVPDVPAAMAVAGDWLREELRVAPMAVGHRVVHGGPDYVRPVLIDHGVVSRLERFVSLAPLHQPHNLAPIRSLLVNFPTLPQVACFDTAFHRTHDLVADHYAIPQRLYAEGVRRYGFHGLSYEYIARTLPSVAPEIAKGRVIVAHLGSGASMCAIRDGRSVESTMGFTALDGLPMGTRPGQIDPGVVLYLISEKGMPAAKVQDFLYRDCGLKGLSGISNDMRELEASADPHARLAIDHFVYRIGLNAGMLAAALQGLDAFVFTAGIGENSASIRARIAEQLGWLGVTLDPGENARHARLISRADSRIPVYVVPTDEELMIAQHTLSLLMNGQSTNTRPERVS, from the coding sequence ATGGATACCATTCTGGTCGTCAATGCCGGCTCCTCCAGCGTCAAGTTTCAGGTCTATTCGGCCGAGGGTGACGGCGCACTCCGCCGCCAGATCAAGGGGCAGATGGACGGCATCGGCAGCCGGCCGCGCCTGCGTGCCAACGGTCCAAGTGGCGATCCGCTGGCCGACCGCGCCTATCCGATCGAAGCCGTGCCAGATGTGCCCGCCGCCATGGCGGTGGCCGGCGACTGGCTTCGCGAAGAGCTTCGGGTCGCGCCGATGGCGGTCGGCCACCGCGTCGTGCATGGCGGGCCGGACTATGTCCGGCCGGTCCTGATCGACCACGGTGTCGTCTCCCGTCTCGAACGCTTTGTCAGCCTGGCGCCGCTGCATCAGCCGCATAATCTGGCGCCGATCCGCTCGCTGCTCGTGAATTTCCCGACGCTGCCGCAGGTAGCCTGCTTCGACACGGCGTTTCACCGCACCCATGATCTCGTCGCCGATCACTACGCTATCCCGCAGCGGCTCTATGCCGAGGGCGTCAGGCGCTACGGCTTTCACGGCCTTTCCTATGAATACATTGCCCGGACGCTGCCTTCGGTGGCACCCGAGATTGCCAAGGGGAGGGTGATCGTCGCCCATCTCGGCAGCGGCGCCTCGATGTGCGCGATCAGGGATGGGCGCAGCGTCGAAAGCACGATGGGCTTTACGGCGCTCGACGGACTGCCGATGGGAACGCGTCCCGGCCAGATCGATCCCGGCGTAGTGCTCTATCTCATCTCCGAGAAGGGCATGCCCGCGGCCAAGGTGCAGGATTTCCTCTACCGCGATTGCGGCCTGAAGGGGCTCTCGGGCATCAGCAACGACATGCGCGAACTCGAGGCGAGCGCCGATCCTCACGCGCGGCTCGCGATCGACCATTTCGTTTACCGCATCGGCCTCAACGCCGGCATGTTGGCGGCGGCCTTGCAGGGCCTGGACGCCTTCGTCTTCACCGCCGGGATCGGCGAGAACTCGGCCTCGATCCGCGCGCGCATCGCCGAGCAACTCGGCTGGCTCGGCGTCACGCTCGATCCCGGCGAGAACGCCCGGCATGCCCGGCTGATCTCGCGGGCAGACAGTCGCATTCCCGTCTACGTCGTGCCGACGGATGAGGAACTGATGATCGCGCAGCACACGCTGTCGCTGTTGATGAACGGTCAATCGACCAACACCAGACCTGAGAGGGTGTCATGA
- a CDS encoding phosphate acetyltransferase yields MSTEAAQAQTGSKYDRLIAAARAMPPTPTVVVHPCDETSLRGAVDSTGAGIIRPILVGPERKIRDTAAKFDLDVSGFEIVDAAHSDDAAAKGVELIHAARGELLMKGSLHTDELMRAVTAKAGGLRTNRRISHVFVMDVPAYAETIFVTDAAINIFPDLDAKRDIIQNAIDLYNQAGFGTKPRVAILSAVETVTSKIPSTIEAAALCKMADRGQITGGVLDGPLAFDNAIDPEAARIKGITSEVAGRAQILVVPDLEAGNMLAKNLAYFAKADGAGVVLGARVPVVLTSRADSPRARMASCAVAALYARARRQKAPTVAA; encoded by the coding sequence ATGTCGACCGAGGCGGCGCAAGCTCAGACTGGCAGCAAATATGACCGCTTGATTGCGGCGGCGCGGGCGATGCCTCCGACGCCGACCGTCGTCGTCCACCCCTGCGACGAGACCTCGCTGCGCGGCGCCGTGGACAGTACCGGCGCCGGCATCATCCGGCCGATCCTGGTCGGGCCGGAGCGCAAGATCAGGGATACCGCCGCCAAATTCGATCTCGACGTCTCCGGCTTCGAGATCGTCGATGCCGCGCACAGCGACGATGCGGCAGCCAAGGGCGTCGAGCTCATTCATGCCGCGCGGGGCGAACTCTTGATGAAGGGCAGCCTGCACACCGACGAGCTGATGCGGGCGGTCACCGCCAAGGCCGGCGGCTTGCGCACCAACCGGCGCATCAGCCATGTCTTCGTCATGGACGTACCTGCCTACGCCGAGACCATCTTCGTCACGGATGCCGCCATCAACATCTTTCCCGATCTCGACGCCAAGCGCGACATCATCCAGAACGCGATCGATCTCTACAATCAGGCGGGCTTCGGCACGAAGCCGCGCGTGGCGATCCTGTCGGCCGTGGAGACGGTGACCTCGAAGATTCCCTCGACGATCGAAGCCGCGGCGCTCTGCAAGATGGCCGATCGCGGCCAGATCACCGGCGGCGTGCTCGATGGTCCCCTTGCGTTCGACAACGCCATCGATCCGGAAGCCGCGCGGATCAAGGGCATCACGTCGGAGGTGGCCGGCCGCGCGCAGATCCTGGTCGTTCCGGATCTGGAGGCCGGAAACATGCTGGCCAAGAACCTTGCCTACTTCGCCAAGGCGGATGGCGCCGGCGTCGTGCTCGGCGCCCGCGTGCCCGTTGTCCTGACCTCGCGAGCGGATTCGCCGCGGGCGCGGATGGCGTCCTGTGCAGTGGCCGCGCTTTACGCGCGCGCCCGGCGCCAGAAGGCGCCGACAGTGGCGGCGTGA
- a CDS encoding outer membrane protein encodes MGKKLVLTAALLSLATPAFAADIIQPAPVKAPMPPAPIFTWTGFYIGAHGGGAWSKWTGIDPTDPTSTWSSVSASGGVVGGQIGGNYQISNFVVGLEGTGAWSSVTLNAGGPFGGGAGFNLTLKNDYVATVAGRLGVAFDRVLLYAKGGAAFTRDKYSANNGLAGALAGSAAGAFNRTGWVAGGGVEWMFMPNWSVRAEYDYLGFGAITEQPVTSGNLVATPANVKLNIQTGTIGVNYHF; translated from the coding sequence ATGGGGAAGAAACTGGTTCTGACGGCTGCGCTGTTGTCGCTGGCAACGCCGGCGTTCGCGGCCGATATCATTCAGCCCGCGCCGGTGAAGGCGCCGATGCCGCCGGCTCCGATCTTCACATGGACCGGCTTCTATATCGGCGCCCATGGCGGCGGCGCCTGGAGCAAATGGACCGGCATCGACCCGACCGATCCGACGTCGACCTGGAGCTCGGTCTCGGCCAGCGGCGGCGTGGTCGGCGGCCAGATCGGCGGCAACTACCAGATCAGCAATTTCGTGGTGGGCCTCGAGGGCACCGGCGCCTGGTCGAGCGTCACGCTCAACGCGGGCGGCCCGTTCGGCGGCGGTGCCGGCTTCAATCTGACGCTGAAGAACGACTATGTCGCCACGGTCGCCGGTCGCCTTGGCGTCGCCTTCGACCGCGTCCTGCTCTACGCCAAGGGCGGCGCGGCCTTCACCCGTGACAAGTACAGCGCCAATAACGGTCTGGCCGGCGCGCTCGCCGGCTCCGCCGCAGGCGCCTTCAATCGCACTGGCTGGGTCGCCGGCGGCGGCGTCGAATGGATGTTCATGCCGAACTGGTCGGTGCGGGCCGAGTACGACTATCTCGGCTTCGGCGCCATCACCGAGCAGCCGGTGACATCGGGCAATCTGGTGGCCACGCCCGCAAATGTGAAGCTGAACATCCAGACCGGCACGATCGGCGTCAACTATCACTTCTAG
- a CDS encoding NUDIX hydrolase has translation MAKSSKLVAARRGKVLLVRRRSDGLWMFPGGRKRARESDKDCLRREIKEELPKLKLGRISLWKEVKAKNKRSGRKMSDAIFIAKSAKGRLAIGDKKELDRAAWQKPRGIRLTATSRYIRDRLFPRKRRRS, from the coding sequence ATGGCGAAGTCTTCCAAGCTGGTTGCCGCCAGGCGCGGCAAGGTTCTGTTGGTCAGGCGACGGTCGGACGGGCTGTGGATGTTCCCGGGCGGCCGCAAGCGTGCGCGTGAATCCGACAAGGACTGCCTGCGGCGCGAGATCAAGGAGGAGCTGCCGAAGCTGAAGCTCGGCCGGATCAGCCTCTGGAAGGAAGTGAAAGCCAAGAACAAGCGCTCCGGCCGCAAGATGAGCGACGCGATTTTCATCGCCAAGAGCGCCAAGGGGCGGCTTGCGATCGGCGACAAGAAGGAGCTCGACCGCGCCGCCTGGCAGAAGCCGCGCGGCATCCGCCTGACCGCGACCTCGCGCTACATCCGCGATCGCCTGTTTCCGAGAAAGCGGAGACGGAGCTGA
- a CDS encoding AI-2E family transporter produces the protein MIVKTLRSFLPADVVVQLVIRLALLAMLIVWTFLIVKPFIPILTWSAVLAVAFYPVFSRLAKLLGGSPRIAAAILTVIMLGIVIGPAAWLGLSAVDGIRDIASQISAGDLALHAAPEQVKSWPLIGPQLYDFWNLAYTNIRAVLKEVTPYLKPLAGFMLSFVGSAGVGTLQFLLSVLVAGLLFPYGPQLAGAIRGFLFRIVPEQSEHFLELSGATIRAVSQGVIGVAIVQALLAGIGFKLAAIPSAGLLAIIVLLLSIVQIGAAVVLLPTIIWIWMDKDVTTALPLTIFFVIVGLLDNILKPLVMGRGLTTPTLVILIGVIGGTLAHGIIGLFIGPIILAVAWELAAAWIRIERAAPAPDVVADR, from the coding sequence TTGATCGTGAAGACACTTCGCAGCTTCCTGCCCGCCGACGTCGTCGTCCAGCTCGTGATCCGGCTGGCATTGCTGGCGATGCTGATCGTCTGGACGTTCCTGATCGTCAAGCCGTTCATCCCGATCCTGACCTGGAGCGCCGTGCTGGCGGTGGCGTTCTATCCGGTGTTCAGCCGGCTCGCCAAACTGCTTGGTGGCAGCCCACGCATCGCGGCGGCCATTCTCACCGTGATCATGCTCGGCATTGTCATTGGCCCGGCGGCGTGGCTGGGTCTCAGTGCCGTCGACGGGATCAGGGATATCGCAAGCCAGATCAGCGCGGGCGATCTCGCGCTTCACGCCGCGCCGGAGCAGGTCAAGAGCTGGCCCCTGATCGGCCCGCAGCTCTACGATTTCTGGAATTTGGCCTACACCAACATCCGTGCAGTGCTGAAGGAGGTGACGCCGTACCTGAAGCCGCTTGCCGGGTTCATGTTGTCGTTCGTCGGCAGCGCCGGCGTTGGCACACTCCAGTTCCTGCTGTCGGTGCTGGTCGCCGGCCTCCTGTTTCCCTACGGGCCGCAGCTTGCCGGCGCGATCCGCGGTTTTCTGTTTCGGATCGTGCCGGAACAGAGCGAGCATTTTCTCGAGCTTTCGGGTGCGACCATCCGCGCGGTGTCGCAGGGCGTGATCGGCGTTGCGATCGTTCAGGCCTTGCTCGCCGGCATCGGCTTCAAGCTCGCCGCCATTCCGAGCGCCGGCCTGCTCGCCATCATCGTTCTGTTGTTGTCGATCGTGCAGATCGGTGCGGCCGTCGTGCTCCTTCCCACGATCATCTGGATCTGGATGGACAAGGACGTGACCACGGCGCTGCCGCTGACGATATTCTTCGTCATCGTCGGTCTGCTCGACAACATCCTGAAACCGCTGGTGATGGGACGCGGGTTGACCACGCCGACACTGGTGATCCTGATCGGCGTGATCGGCGGAACGCTTGCGCACGGTATCATCGGGCTCTTTATCGGGCCGATCATTCTGGCGGTCGCCTGGGAACTTGCCGCGGCCTGGATTCGTATCGAGCGCGCTGCGCCGGCGCCTGATGTTGTCGCCGACCGTTGA
- a CDS encoding DUF3141 domain-containing protein codes for MATENMKLPGGPMSGLVSSAVEYMVDAGQRSVLFLDIMRQRGDQYRDHVAQTAPHVLQYAAELITDGRTLDEPVNYALVRIIPPKDVEIDMTRRPFVVIDPRAGHGPGIGGFKADSEIGVAMRAGHPCYFIGFLPEPVPGQTIERIARAEAKFIETVISRHPDADGKPCVIGNCQAGWALMILASLRPELFGPLVIAGAPLAYWAGVHGQYPMRYSGGLLGGSWLTALTSDLGAGKFDGAWLVQNFENQNPSNTLWTKQYNVYSKVDTEAERYLDFERWWGGHVNLNAEEIQFIVDELFIGNNLAAGRIEMSDGQKVDLRNIRSPIVVFCSKGDNVTPPQQALDWILDCYADVDEIRAYGQTIVYTVHESIGHLGIFVSGGVAKKEHAEFSSNIDLIDVLPPGLYEATFEARNDDTLNADLAVGQWVMRCEARTLDDIRAMGGNSPEDERRFAAAKRVSELNLAAYQKFMRPWVKGMVTPQLAEWARNIHPLRMQYEAFSSKNPWMATIKSAADRVEDNRKPVSQDNPFLAFQEQMSKQIVHALDSWRDAQEALSETIFLNVYGSPVLQAALGIDPNSAPSRRREMSAEHQAMLAKRIAELKSHIGEGGLREAALRALLYVGSARGMVDERSVEALRQVRLDHAGPRKTLAEFKMLVREQFFMLLLDRDATLAAIPKLLPDDMNQRRAAFTAMREVLSASADITGERARRLKQVAELFGLEANVAPFDPKADPRARAS; via the coding sequence ATGGCGACAGAAAATATGAAACTGCCCGGTGGTCCGATGTCGGGCCTGGTCTCTTCAGCCGTGGAATACATGGTCGATGCCGGACAGCGCAGCGTGCTGTTCCTGGATATCATGCGCCAGCGCGGCGACCAGTATCGCGACCATGTCGCGCAAACGGCGCCGCATGTCCTGCAGTATGCTGCTGAATTGATCACCGACGGCCGCACGCTGGACGAGCCGGTCAATTACGCGCTGGTGCGCATCATTCCGCCGAAGGATGTCGAGATCGACATGACCCGGCGGCCGTTCGTCGTGATCGATCCCCGCGCCGGCCACGGCCCTGGCATCGGCGGCTTCAAGGCCGACAGCGAGATCGGCGTCGCGATGAGGGCAGGGCATCCCTGCTATTTCATCGGCTTCCTCCCCGAGCCGGTGCCGGGCCAGACCATCGAGCGTATCGCGCGCGCGGAAGCAAAGTTCATCGAGACCGTCATCAGTCGTCACCCCGATGCCGACGGCAAGCCCTGCGTGATCGGCAATTGCCAGGCCGGCTGGGCCCTCATGATCCTGGCCTCGCTGCGGCCGGAACTGTTCGGCCCCCTGGTCATCGCCGGCGCGCCGCTTGCTTATTGGGCAGGCGTGCACGGCCAGTATCCGATGCGCTATTCCGGCGGCCTTCTCGGCGGGAGCTGGCTGACGGCGCTGACCAGCGATCTCGGCGCCGGCAAGTTCGACGGCGCCTGGCTGGTTCAGAACTTCGAGAACCAGAACCCGTCGAACACGCTCTGGACCAAGCAGTACAACGTCTATTCCAAGGTCGACACCGAGGCCGAACGTTACCTCGATTTCGAGCGGTGGTGGGGCGGGCACGTCAACCTCAATGCCGAAGAGATCCAGTTCATCGTCGACGAGCTGTTCATCGGCAACAATCTCGCCGCGGGCCGCATCGAGATGTCGGACGGGCAGAAGGTCGACCTGCGCAACATCCGCTCGCCGATCGTGGTGTTCTGCTCCAAGGGCGACAACGTCACGCCGCCGCAGCAGGCGCTGGACTGGATTCTCGACTGCTACGCCGATGTCGACGAGATCAGGGCCTATGGCCAGACCATCGTCTACACCGTTCACGAGAGCATCGGTCATCTCGGCATCTTCGTGTCCGGCGGCGTGGCGAAGAAGGAGCACGCCGAATTCTCCAGCAACATCGACCTGATCGATGTGCTGCCGCCCGGCCTCTATGAAGCCACGTTCGAAGCGCGGAACGATGACACCCTCAACGCCGATCTCGCGGTCGGCCAGTGGGTGATGCGCTGCGAGGCCCGGACGCTCGACGATATCCGCGCCATGGGCGGCAATTCTCCCGAGGACGAGCGCCGCTTTGCGGCGGCCAAGCGCGTCTCCGAGCTCAATCTCGCGGCCTATCAGAAATTCATGCGGCCCTGGGTCAAGGGCATGGTGACGCCGCAGCTCGCCGAATGGGCGCGCAACATACATCCGCTGCGGATGCAATATGAGGCCTTCAGCAGCAAGAATCCGTGGATGGCCACGATCAAGTCGGCGGCTGACCGCGTCGAGGACAATCGCAAGCCGGTCTCGCAGGACAATCCGTTCCTGGCCTTCCAGGAGCAGATGTCGAAGCAGATCGTCCATGCCCTCGACAGCTGGCGCGACGCCCAGGAAGCGCTGAGCGAGACAATTTTCCTCAATGTCTACGGCTCGCCCGTGCTTCAGGCCGCCCTCGGCATCGATCCGAATTCGGCGCCGTCGCGCCGGCGTGAGATGTCGGCCGAGCATCAGGCCATGCTCGCGAAGCGAATTGCCGAGCTGAAGTCCCATATCGGCGAGGGCGGCCTTCGCGAGGCGGCGCTGCGGGCGCTGCTCTATGTCGGCTCCGCGCGCGGCATGGTCGACGAGCGCAGCGTCGAGGCGTTGCGGCAGGTTCGGCTTGACCATGCCGGACCACGGAAGACGCTCGCCGAGTTCAAGATGCTGGTGCGCGAGCAGTTCTTCATGCTGCTGCTGGACCGCGATGCGACTTTGGCGGCCATTCCGAAACTGCTGCCTGACGACATGAACCAGCGGCGTGCTGCCTTCACCGCGATGCGCGAAGTGCTGTCGGCGAGCGCGGACATCACCGGCGAGCGCGCCAGGCGCTTGAAGCAGGTCGCCGAGCTGTTCGGTTTGGAGGCGAACGTCGCCCCTTTCGATCCCAAGGCCGATCCAAGGGCACGGGCGTCGTAA
- a CDS encoding acetoacetate--CoA ligase, whose protein sequence is MTAPFVPQIALYRNWLADKRGLTFSNYEEMRQWSVRDLEAFWRSIWDYYDLQSPTPFSAVITERKMPGAVWFPGAQVNYARQVFRHVEAAHAAGLPAIVGSGEDGKLTETSWPELRRKAAALALHLKDWGIKPGDRIAAYLPNIPETIIAFLASASIGAVWSVCAPDMAAPAVIDRFKQIEPKVLIACDAVTYAGRRHDRRDVVAELRRSLPSLEHVILHSDASAPAAPDALLSDITSRTGAAIDAFEPMWLPFDHPLWIVYSSGTTGLPKPIVHGHGGIVIVVLALLGLHNDIGCSYHENSFGERYHWYSSTGWIMWNSQVGGLLSGTTCCIFDGSPGGTKDKPDWSTLWRFVAQSKATFFGAGAAFFANCAKAEIDLTAAGDLSRLRCLGSTGSPLSADTQAWFNARFADLSKTNGSKAQADIWWANISGGTDFAGAFIGGNRELPQTPGAMQCRLLGAAVEAFSEQGRAVIDEVGELVCTEPMPSMPLYFWNDEANARYLASYFETYPDNFDGSGRGTVWRHGDWLKVNLDGSCVIYGRSDATINRHGLRMGTSELYSAIEALPEVLDSLVVDLEYLGRDSYMPLFVVLREGVAFDDAMRAKINKAIEAGLSRRFLPNEIFAVTEIPRTLSGKKQELPIKKLLLGQPVEKVINKEAMANPACLDWYLAFARDYLARTAA, encoded by the coding sequence ATGACCGCTCCTTTCGTCCCGCAGATCGCCCTCTATCGCAACTGGCTCGCCGACAAGCGCGGCCTCACCTTCTCGAACTACGAGGAGATGCGGCAATGGTCCGTTCGTGATCTCGAAGCGTTCTGGCGCAGCATCTGGGACTACTACGATCTGCAATCACCGACGCCATTTTCCGCCGTCATCACCGAGCGCAAGATGCCCGGCGCGGTGTGGTTTCCCGGCGCGCAGGTGAACTATGCGCGGCAGGTGTTCCGGCATGTCGAGGCGGCGCATGCCGCCGGCCTGCCCGCAATCGTCGGCAGCGGCGAAGACGGCAAGCTGACGGAGACCAGCTGGCCGGAGTTGCGGCGCAAGGCGGCCGCGCTCGCGCTGCATCTGAAGGACTGGGGGATCAAGCCCGGCGACCGCATCGCGGCCTATCTGCCCAATATCCCCGAAACCATCATCGCGTTTCTCGCGAGCGCCAGCATCGGCGCGGTCTGGAGCGTCTGCGCCCCTGACATGGCCGCGCCTGCCGTGATCGACCGCTTCAAGCAGATCGAGCCGAAGGTGCTGATCGCCTGCGACGCGGTGACGTATGCCGGGCGCAGGCATGATCGCAGGGACGTCGTCGCCGAACTGCGGCGATCGCTGCCGAGCCTGGAGCACGTCATCCTGCACAGCGACGCCTCCGCGCCAGCCGCACCGGACGCCCTCCTCTCCGACATCACTTCAAGGACGGGCGCTGCAATCGATGCGTTCGAGCCGATGTGGCTGCCGTTCGACCATCCGCTCTGGATCGTCTATTCCAGCGGCACCACCGGCCTGCCGAAGCCGATCGTGCACGGCCATGGCGGCATCGTCATCGTGGTGCTGGCGCTGCTCGGCCTCCACAACGACATCGGCTGCTCCTACCACGAAAATTCGTTCGGCGAGCGTTATCACTGGTACTCGTCGACGGGCTGGATCATGTGGAACAGCCAGGTCGGCGGCCTGCTCAGCGGCACCACCTGCTGCATCTTCGACGGCAGCCCCGGCGGCACCAAGGACAAACCTGATTGGTCGACGCTGTGGCGCTTCGTGGCGCAATCGAAAGCGACCTTCTTCGGCGCGGGCGCGGCGTTCTTCGCCAACTGCGCCAAGGCGGAGATCGATCTCACCGCCGCCGGCGACCTGTCACGGCTGCGCTGTCTCGGCTCGACCGGCTCGCCGCTCAGCGCCGACACGCAAGCCTGGTTCAATGCGCGCTTTGCTGACTTGTCCAAAACCAACGGCAGCAAAGCGCAGGCCGACATCTGGTGGGCGAACATTTCCGGCGGCACCGATTTCGCCGGCGCCTTCATCGGCGGCAACAGGGAATTGCCGCAGACGCCGGGCGCGATGCAGTGCCGCCTGCTCGGCGCGGCCGTCGAAGCCTTCAGCGAACAGGGCCGCGCCGTGATTGACGAGGTCGGCGAACTCGTCTGCACCGAGCCGATGCCGTCGATGCCGCTGTATTTCTGGAACGACGAGGCCAACGCGCGCTATCTCGCCAGCTATTTTGAAACCTATCCTGACAATTTCGACGGCAGCGGCCGCGGGACGGTGTGGCGCCACGGCGACTGGCTCAAGGTCAACCTGGATGGTTCCTGCGTGATCTATGGCCGCAGCGATGCGACCATCAACCGGCACGGCCTGCGGATGGGCACGAGCGAGCTCTATTCCGCGATCGAGGCGCTGCCGGAAGTGCTCGACAGCCTCGTCGTCGATCTCGAATATCTCGGCCGCGACAGCTACATGCCGCTGTTCGTGGTGCTGCGCGAGGGCGTCGCGTTCGACGATGCGATGCGGGCGAAGATCAACAAGGCGATCGAGGCAGGCCTGTCCCGCCGCTTCCTGCCGAACGAAATTTTTGCCGTCACTGAAATTCCGCGCACGCTGTCGGGCAAGAAGCAGGAGCTGCCGATCAAGAAACTGCTGCTCGGCCAGCCCGTCGAGAAAGTCATCAACAAGGAGGCGATGGCCAATCCGGCCTGCCTCGACTGGTATCTCGCCTTTGCGCGCGACTATCTGGCGCGAACCGCGGCGTGA
- a CDS encoding YciI family protein has translation MQIRHPTARGCVANYDAHKTFLSDTSRYGVNIMMLGPLVADDGATMISSLFLIEAPGSAEVEVFSRADPFAAAGIWEKVTITGFLRRQG, from the coding sequence ATCCAGATCCGGCATCCGACTGCGCGCGGATGTGTTGCCAATTACGACGCTCACAAGACGTTCCTGAGCGACACCTCGCGCTATGGCGTCAATATCATGATGTTGGGACCGCTGGTCGCCGACGATGGCGCCACCATGATCAGCAGCCTGTTCCTGATCGAAGCCCCCGGCAGTGCCGAGGTCGAGGTGTTCAGCCGCGCCGACCCGTTCGCGGCGGCCGGCATCTGGGAGAAGGTCACGATCACCGGGTTCTTGCGCCGGCAGGGCTGA
- a CDS encoding GNAT family N-acetyltransferase has translation MTDAASYSRREQLRDGTPVEIRALRPDDEVGMLAALDRTSAQSRQRRFFIPKRHFSDKERDFFMEIDFVQHVALVACVDDAGCSSIVGGGRYIVAEPGRAEMAFMVIDAWQGRGIGSTLARHLIVLAREAGLTELVAEVLPENRAMRDVFNRLGFVTAPKRDPDTVHLVLNLNSLPHPGAAPR, from the coding sequence ATGACAGACGCCGCGAGCTATAGTCGCAGGGAGCAATTGCGCGACGGCACGCCCGTCGAGATCCGGGCGCTTCGCCCCGACGACGAAGTCGGAATGCTGGCCGCGCTCGACCGGACCAGCGCGCAGTCGCGCCAGCGCCGCTTCTTCATCCCGAAGCGCCATTTTTCGGACAAGGAGCGCGACTTCTTCATGGAGATCGATTTCGTGCAGCATGTCGCGCTGGTGGCCTGTGTCGATGACGCGGGCTGCAGCAGCATCGTCGGCGGCGGCCGCTACATCGTCGCCGAGCCCGGCCGCGCCGAGATGGCCTTCATGGTGATCGACGCCTGGCAGGGACGCGGCATCGGCTCGACGCTGGCGCGCCATCTCATCGTGCTCGCGCGCGAGGCCGGGCTGACGGAGCTGGTCGCGGAGGTCCTCCCCGAGAACCGCGCGATGCGCGATGTGTTCAACCGGCTCGGCTTCGTGACCGCCCCGAAGCGGGATCCGGACACGGTCCATCTGGTGCTGAACCTCAACAGTTTACCGCACCCCGGTGCTGCACCGCGCTAA